The DNA region GTGCGGAACTTCTGCACCGCCTGATCGCGCGGAACGCTCTTGTCCGAGAAGGTGGCGATGGCGTCGTTCCCCAGCTTCTGGATGAACGCGCTGGCCCCCTGATCCGCGCTCTGCGCGGCGGCCGGGGAGATGAGGGTGTGGCCGGCCCAACCGCTTACCGCGAGCAGGGCAGCGCACGCGACGAAGTGGCGGCGTGTCAGCATGGTGTGGCGAAAGGTGGCTGTTGCGGCGGCATTGTCAACGGTCATCTTGCCTTTGATGGAAAACCGCGCCTTTTGTCAGGGCGCGTCGACGGGCAAGCCTATCTCCTCCGCGTCCGTCCATTCCGTGACGCGCGCGCCCGGCGGGCGCCGCGTCACGGAATGCCGACGGCCGATCAGGGCTTCGGCGCGCTCGCGGCGGGGGCGTTGCCGGCGCCGGAGCTGTTGGTGAAGTCCGGGAACTCCGGCTGCGCCGCATTCTTGTTGTTGGCGATCGCCGCCTCGCGCTGCTGATGGTACAGGCTGCGCACGGTGGCATAGAAGTCCAGCGAATTGCGGCGCAGGTCGTCGACCTCCTTCAGCACCTCCGACCGACGGTCGACGGCGTTGACGCCGGCGCGGGTGAACATCAGGCCCTGGCCGTTGTGGGCGTAGGCCCAGATGCGGACCGGGTCGCCGACGGTGTCGACGCCATAGCCGGTGGCGTCGCGCAGGTTCGACGGACCCAGCAGCGGCAGCACGAGATACGGGCCTTCGCCCACGCCCCACACCGCCAGCGTCTGGCCGAAATCCTCCTGAGCCTGCGGGATGGCCGCCTGCGACGCGACATCGGCGATACCGCCGGCGCCCAGGATGGTGTTGGTCAGGAAACGGCCGGTTGCGTTGGTCGCCCCGTCGAAATTCCCCTGCAACAGGTTGTTGGCGATGTAGAGCGGCGACATCAGGTTGTCGATGAAGTTATGGATGGCGTCGCGGATCGGATCGGGAACCACGGCGACATACACTTCGGCCGCCGGGCGCAACGCCACCGTGTCGACGGCGTCGTTCACCGCGAACACCACGCGGTTCGCCCCTTCCAGCGGATCATTGACCTGATAGGCGGCATCCTTCGCGCCCGAGTCGCCCGGGTTGGTCGCGCAGGCCGTCGCGGTCAGGGCGAGGCCCAGGACGGTGGCCGTCCGGAGGAGGGAGCGGGAAAAGCTGGCCAGCTTCATGTGCGACGGCTCTTTATCTGTGGGCTCGACTCGGTGCGGGTCGCCGCATGTCCTGTCCACAATCGAGGACACCGGTTACGGAAGTCCTCGGCTTTGGCAAGGCGACCACGCGGTCGGGAGGAAGATTGGGCGAGATATCGCGGAATTTCCACCGTTTCCTGACCTAACACAGGCTCGGCCGTTTGACCAGCATGCGCGGGCATGGTCTCCGGAACGGCGCGGCGAATGTGACGACGGTGCCGCGGGCCGTTCGGAAGGCTTGTGGACCGGCGGTTTCCCGCAACGACGGAACAGGTGCCGATGGTCCGCGACCATCCGATCGGCGGCTTGGAGAGCGTGGCCTGCGAAAAGCGGTTTACGACGCATAAAGATATCTTTATATCTGTATTCGGCTTGACCGGGCATGGTGCCTCGGCTGGCCGGTGCCCGTTGTGGCCCGAATCGGACGTGAGGCGATGGACGATCTGCTTGCGACGCTGAAGGCGGCGGCCGAGACGACGCGGCTCAGGCTGCTGGCGCTGTGCGCGCATGGCGAGCTGACGGTGACGGAGCTGACCCAGATCCTGGGGCAGAGCCAGCCGCGCGTCTCGCGCCACCTGAAGCTTTTGTGCGACGCCGGGCTGCTCGACCGTTTCCGCGAGGGAACCTTCGCCTTCTACCGCCTTGCCGAAAGGGGGGCGTCGGCCGAGCTGGCGCGCGTGCTGGTTGACGCGATCCCCGGCGACGACGCCACCCTGACGCTGGATTTGGAGCGGCTGGAGGCGATCAAGCGCGCCCGCTCGGAGACCGCCGCCGCCTACTTCCGCGAGAATGCCGCGCGCTGGCACGAGATTCGCTCCCTTCACATCGCGGAAGGCGAGGTCGAGGCCGCTCTGCTGCGCCTGTTCCCGAAAGAGGGGGTGGAGGAACTGCTCGACATCGGCACCGGCACCGGACGGATGCTGGAGGTGCTGGCCGGGCGCGTCCATCGCGCGATCGGGGTAGACCAGTCGCGCGAGATGCTGGCCGTCGCCCGCAACCGGCTGGAGGAGGCGGGCTTCCGCCATTGCCATGTCCGGCAGGCCGACATGTACCAGCTGCCCTTTTCCTCCGGCTCCTTCGACGCCGCGGTGATCCATCAGGTGCTGCACTATACCGAATCGCCGGCCGGCGTGCTGGCCGAGGCGGCGCGGGTGCTGCGCCCCGGCGGGCTGCTGCTGGTCGTCGATTTCGCCCCCCATCATCTGGAAGCCCTGCGCGAGGAGCATGCGCACCGCCGCCTGGGCTTCGCCGATGCCGAGGTCGCCGGCTGGTGCCGCCAGTCCGGCCTGGACTGCGGTCCGGTGGTGCATCTGCCGGGTGATCCGCTCACCGTTTCGATCTGGCCGGCGACCCGTCTTGCCGCCGGCGTTCCTGTTTCTTCCCCGAAGCCCGCCCACTCGCTCAGCGGAGTTCCGTCATGACCGCGCCCATCTCTGCGCCGCCGTCCATCAGCTTCGAGTTCTTCCCGCCCAAGACGGAGAAGATGGAGCAGAGCCTGTGGCAGTCGATCCGGCGGCTGGCCCCGCTGTCGCCCGGCTTCGTGTCGGTGACCTACGGCGCCGGCGGCTCGACCCGCGAGCGCACCCACGCCACCGTCTGCCGCATCCAGGCGGAGACCGGCATCCCGGCCGCCGCCCATTTCACCTGCGTCGGCGCTACCCGCGACGAGATCGACGCCATCGCCCGCACCTATTGGGACGCCGGCATCCGCCATCTGGTGGCGCTGCGCGGCGACCCGCCGGAGACGGCGGGCGGCGTCGGCGGCAAGTACGAGCCGTTTCCCGGCGGCTACGCCTATGCCGCCGATCTGGTGGCGGGGATGAAGCGGATCGCCGACTTCGAGATCTCGGTGGCGGCCTATCCCGAAGCCCATCCGGAGGCGCCGAGCGCCCAGTTCGACCTGGACAATCTGAAGCGCAAGATCGATGCCGGCGCCACCCGCGCGATCACCCAGTTCTTCTTCGACAACGATGTCTATTACCGTTTCCTCGACCGCTGCGCGGCGGCCGGCATCCATGTGCCGATCGTGCCCGGCATCCTGCCGATCACCAACTTCGCCCGCGCGGTGGAGTTCGCCGACCGGTGCGGCGCGTCGATGCCGGCCAAGCTGGCCGAGACCTTCGAGGGGCTGGACGACGACCCGGAGACCCGCCAGCTCGTCGCCGCGACCGTGGCGGCGGAGCAGTGCCAGGAGTTGCAGGCGCGGGGCGTGAACGACTTCCACTTTTACACGCTGAACCGGTCGGACCTGACCATCGCCATCTGCCGCATGCTTGGGGTGAAGGCGAAGGCAGCCCCGGCTGCGGCGCCAGTGGCGGGGTAGGGCGTTGTTGTAACGGATTCATGCTAGAGTCGCCGAACTTCCGCCGAAGGGGGCATAGCGCCATGGACAGCCGGATCGGATACGACACCGACTTCTACGCCTGGACCCAGGAACAGGCGCGGTTGCTGCGCGAAGCGGCGACCGAGCGCTCCAACTCGCCCATCGACTGGGAGCACATCGCCGAGGAACTCGACATCATGGGCGGGCAGGTCAAGGACGCGATCCGCAGCCATCTGGCCACGGTGATCGAGCATCTTCTGAAACTCGAACATTCACCCGACCCCTATCCGCGTCGGAAATGGCGGATCTCGGTAACCAAGGCCCGCCGTCATCTTCAGGACAAGCTGGAGGAGCATCCAAGCCTGCATCGTTGGCCCGCCGAGGTCCTGGGCAAAGCGTGGCTGGACGGCCGTGACGACGCCTGTCAGGACGACAGCGTCGCCATCGACGCGCTGCCGAAGGACTGCCCCTACGCTCTGGAGGATCTACGCGATCCCGACTGGTGGTCGGTGAGCCGGCATGGGCTGGAGGGCTGACGCCATGGACAGCCGGATCGGATACGACGCCGACTTCCTCGCCTGGACCGAGGAGCAGGCTCGCCTGCTTCGCGGCGCGGCGCGCGAGCGCATCAACACGCCCATCGACTGGGAGAATGTCGCGGAGGAGATCGAAAGCATGGGCCGGTCGGAATTGCGCGCGGTCGAAAGCGCGCTGCTCCGTGTGATCGAGCATCTGCTGAAGCTGGAATACTCTCCCGCTGAAGGTCCTCGCGGTGATTGGAAGATTTCGGTGCTCGAACACCGCGATCGCGTTGCCCGCGATCTGTCCGCAAGTCCAAGCCTTCGCGAGCGGATCGACACCGCCGGCATCTACAAGAC from Azospirillum sp. B510 includes:
- a CDS encoding ArsR/SmtB family transcription factor; translation: MDDLLATLKAAAETTRLRLLALCAHGELTVTELTQILGQSQPRVSRHLKLLCDAGLLDRFREGTFAFYRLAERGASAELARVLVDAIPGDDATLTLDLERLEAIKRARSETAAAYFRENAARWHEIRSLHIAEGEVEAALLRLFPKEGVEELLDIGTGTGRMLEVLAGRVHRAIGVDQSREMLAVARNRLEEAGFRHCHVRQADMYQLPFSSGSFDAAVIHQVLHYTESPAGVLAEAARVLRPGGLLLVVDFAPHHLEALREEHAHRRLGFADAEVAGWCRQSGLDCGPVVHLPGDPLTVSIWPATRLAAGVPVSSPKPAHSLSGVPS
- a CDS encoding MlaA family lipoprotein — translated: MKLASFSRSLLRTATVLGLALTATACATNPGDSGAKDAAYQVNDPLEGANRVVFAVNDAVDTVALRPAAEVYVAVVPDPIRDAIHNFIDNLMSPLYIANNLLQGNFDGATNATGRFLTNTILGAGGIADVASQAAIPQAQEDFGQTLAVWGVGEGPYLVLPLLGPSNLRDATGYGVDTVGDPVRIWAYAHNGQGLMFTRAGVNAVDRRSEVLKEVDDLRRNSLDFYATVRSLYHQQREAAIANNKNAAQPEFPDFTNSSGAGNAPAASAPKP
- the metF gene encoding methylenetetrahydrofolate reductase [NAD(P)H], whose protein sequence is MTAPISAPPSISFEFFPPKTEKMEQSLWQSIRRLAPLSPGFVSVTYGAGGSTRERTHATVCRIQAETGIPAAAHFTCVGATRDEIDAIARTYWDAGIRHLVALRGDPPETAGGVGGKYEPFPGGYAYAADLVAGMKRIADFEISVAAYPEAHPEAPSAQFDLDNLKRKIDAGATRAITQFFFDNDVYYRFLDRCAAAGIHVPIVPGILPITNFARAVEFADRCGASMPAKLAETFEGLDDDPETRQLVAATVAAEQCQELQARGVNDFHFYTLNRSDLTIAICRMLGVKAKAAPAAAPVAG
- a CDS encoding DUF29 domain-containing protein; the encoded protein is MDSRIGYDTDFYAWTQEQARLLREAATERSNSPIDWEHIAEELDIMGGQVKDAIRSHLATVIEHLLKLEHSPDPYPRRKWRISVTKARRHLQDKLEEHPSLHRWPAEVLGKAWLDGRDDACQDDSVAIDALPKDCPYALEDLRDPDWWSVSRHGLEG
- a CDS encoding DUF29 domain-containing protein — its product is MDSRIGYDADFLAWTEEQARLLRGAARERINTPIDWENVAEEIESMGRSELRAVESALLRVIEHLLKLEYSPAEGPRGDWKISVLEHRDRVARDLSASPSLRERIDTAGIYKTGRKIAALGLERDGIRLNDLPADCSYSLDQLLDEDWWPANRNGLT